Proteins encoded in a region of the Synechococcus sp. BIOS-U3-1 genome:
- a CDS encoding TPM domain-containing protein, which translates to MMRGLKALLSLSVLLVMFAAPVGAIDNPDLLPDHPTPVIDLAKALSQTQRESLETSLDAFEQRSGWKLRVLTQYERTPGLAVKEFWGLDERSLLVVADPRGGNLLNFNVGDALFALMPRTWWVELQTRYGNQFYVKDHGEDGAILAALDAVELCLDRGGCQVVPGLPTEQWLWTLCTSVLGGLIAGFAAYPRKEGERIAWGWLLLLSPLWGMLFGVFGVAPVITRTSDLLPLIRNGMGFMAGGIGAYLIAGATVGRKVKESSEDA; encoded by the coding sequence ATGATGCGTGGCCTGAAGGCACTGCTGAGCCTGTCGGTTCTGCTGGTGATGTTCGCCGCGCCTGTAGGGGCAATCGATAATCCCGATCTGCTCCCGGACCATCCGACACCGGTGATTGACCTCGCCAAGGCTCTTAGCCAGACGCAGCGCGAATCACTGGAAACTTCTCTCGATGCCTTTGAGCAACGCAGCGGCTGGAAGTTGAGAGTGCTGACGCAATACGAGCGAACTCCGGGTCTGGCCGTAAAGGAGTTCTGGGGTCTAGACGAACGCAGTCTGCTGGTGGTGGCGGATCCGAGGGGGGGCAATCTGCTCAACTTCAATGTGGGTGATGCCCTGTTTGCGCTGATGCCCCGCACCTGGTGGGTTGAACTGCAGACGCGCTACGGCAATCAATTTTATGTGAAGGATCACGGAGAGGACGGCGCCATCCTGGCGGCACTGGACGCTGTGGAACTCTGTTTAGATCGTGGCGGATGCCAAGTTGTTCCAGGACTACCGACGGAGCAGTGGCTCTGGACACTCTGCACTTCAGTCCTGGGTGGTCTAATCGCGGGATTTGCTGCCTATCCACGCAAAGAGGGAGAACGGATTGCCTGGGGGTGGCTGTTATTGCTGTCTCCGCTTTGGGGCATGCTCTTCGGCGTGTTCGGGGTTGCACCGGTGATCACACGAACCAGTGATCTGCTGCCACTGATTCGCAACGGAATGGGGTTTATGGCAGGTGGAATAGGTGCTTATCTCATCGCGGGCGCGACAGTCGGTCGAAAGGTGAAGGAATCCAGCGAGGACGCCTGA
- a CDS encoding class I SAM-dependent methyltransferase, translating to MKALAVPCPEWLLDRLQDHARRVPFSTFMEWALHDPDHGAYGSGQLQVGTAGDFVTSPSLGVDFAGLLIHQLIDWLETLAARHPDALLSIVDVGPGEADLIAQLIPLLQASAAEWLSRLECVLVEINPGMQLRQRERLQSLGNIPCRWCSLEELAAEPVKGILIAHELLDALPVERLILRSGSLRRQMVTLTTSEASVPLLSWDDDPLPHLLQDQIDEQANRDGLELPPSGALEGWATEWHHSLDPWMKEAFSAMTDGMLLVVDYALESRRYYAPRRADGTLLAYKRQQASTDVLRDAGSQDITAHLCLESLLGAASEAGWILDGHCRQGEALLALGLAERLTALQQLPSDQLAQALRRREALLRLVDPSCLGELRWFAFHRFAPKGSEQVHLNSRFLREPT from the coding sequence ATGAAGGCCTTAGCTGTGCCCTGCCCCGAATGGCTGCTGGACCGACTGCAAGACCATGCCCGACGGGTGCCCTTCTCCACCTTCATGGAATGGGCACTGCATGACCCTGATCACGGCGCTTACGGGAGTGGTCAACTGCAAGTTGGAACGGCTGGCGATTTCGTTACGTCCCCTTCCCTCGGTGTGGATTTTGCAGGCCTTCTGATTCATCAGCTGATTGATTGGCTTGAGACCCTGGCGGCTCGCCATCCAGATGCCCTGCTGTCAATCGTTGATGTGGGGCCAGGGGAAGCTGATCTGATTGCCCAGTTGATCCCTCTGCTGCAGGCTTCAGCCGCTGAATGGCTGTCGCGCCTGGAGTGCGTGCTGGTTGAAATCAACCCCGGAATGCAGCTCCGCCAGAGGGAGCGTCTTCAATCACTGGGCAACATTCCTTGCCGCTGGTGTTCCTTGGAGGAGCTTGCTGCTGAACCGGTGAAGGGCATCCTCATTGCCCATGAGCTGCTGGATGCTTTGCCGGTCGAGCGCCTCATCCTTCGCAGTGGTTCACTGCGTCGTCAGATGGTCACTCTCACGACCTCTGAGGCATCAGTCCCTCTGCTGTCTTGGGATGACGATCCTTTGCCTCATTTGCTGCAGGATCAGATCGACGAGCAGGCGAATCGTGATGGTCTCGAGCTCCCGCCAAGTGGAGCCTTGGAAGGCTGGGCGACGGAATGGCATCACTCCTTGGATCCCTGGATGAAGGAGGCCTTTTCAGCCATGACTGATGGCATGTTGTTGGTGGTGGATTACGCCCTGGAGTCACGCCGTTATTACGCTCCGCGGCGCGCTGATGGAACTCTTTTGGCCTACAAACGTCAACAGGCATCCACAGATGTTCTGCGTGATGCAGGTTCTCAGGACATCACCGCTCACCTGTGCTTGGAATCGCTCCTGGGAGCTGCCTCAGAGGCTGGCTGGATTCTGGATGGCCACTGCCGTCAAGGAGAAGCGCTGCTTGCGTTGGGTCTTGCAGAGCGGCTCACAGCACTGCAGCAGCTCCCCAGTGATCAGCTGGCGCAAGCGCTGCGTCGAAGAGAAGCCCTGCTGAGGCTTGTCGATCCCAGTTGTCTCGGTGAGCTGCGCTGGTTTGCCTTTCATCGCTTTGCACCAAAAGGCTCTGAACAAGTGCATCTCAACAGTCGTTTCTTGCGTGAACCGACCTGA